In one window of Helianthus annuus cultivar XRQ/B chromosome 17, HanXRQr2.0-SUNRISE, whole genome shotgun sequence DNA:
- the LOC110921921 gene encoding uncharacterized protein LOC110921921: MADASNVNDDDDVARQEAFENKVTEVAEGVMQANLPRLAQEVESRVLGVVDAMMTSKIEELKELFEGSRSKSKERRCTYKDFMACNPATYDGKIDPIACQRWISNIEAVFIRSRCDNEDKVMFATGQLTFQAKDWWDAHSKEIGEERLQTMTWQEFKDPFMKYHCPQSAIDKIQEDFLRLRQRNETINEISNIFLDKMKFCGEFVQTERMKINRFYGVLKAEFREFITPSKCETLDELINLARDREIEIKWQEERGEKRPNEKGGSSTPTKKGKYQEQGRKDKSKSGITPCKTCGKLHTGECLLGKKGCYKCGKEGHSSYQCPSSPKTCFNCFEKGHIKSECPKLQQESKKEDKKQEGSKAKGRMYQITSEEAKSLPNVISGVKEEGSSAKKTEGSQDRGKSST, from the exons ATGGCTGATGCAAGCAACgttaatgatgatgacgatgtGGCTAGACAAGAAGCGTTCGAGAACAAAGTTACGGAAGTAGCGGAAGGGGTTATGCAAGCCAATCTTCCACGGTTGGCACAGGAGGTAGAAAGCCGAGTTCTGGGGGTTGTGGATGCTATGATGACCAGTAAGATCGAGGAATTGAAAGAACTATTTGAGGGGTCTAGAAGTAAAAGTAAGGAACGACGATGCACGTATAAAGACTTTATGGCGTGCAATCCGGCAACGTATGATGGTAAAATTGATCCGATCGCATGCCAAAGATGGATTTCAAATATAGAAGCAGTGTTCATTCGAAGTCGTTGTGATAACGAAGATAAGGTGATGTTCGCCACCGGCCAACTCACTTTTCAGGCAAAGGATTGGTGGGATGCACACAGTAAAGAAATAGGTGAAGAGAGGCTCCAAACAATGACCTGGCAGGAGTTTAAGGATCCTTTCATGAAATATCACTGCCCTCAGTCAGCCATTGATAAGATTCAAGAGGATTTCTTACGCCTCCGACAGCGAAACGAGACGATAAATGAGATATCAAACATTTtcttggataagatgaagttttgtggAGAGTTTGTGCAAACTGAAAGGATGAAGATTAACCGCTTTTATGGCGTATTAAAGGCAGAATTTAGGGAGTTCATCACTCCCTCGAAGTGTGAGACTCTTGACGAGCTCATCAATCTAGCGCGGGATAGAGAAATCGAGATCAAGTGGCAAGAAGAGCGTGGAGAAAAGAGACCCAATGAAAAAGGTGGAAGTTCGACCCCGACCAAAAAGGGGAAGTATCAAGAGCAAGGAAGAAAGGATAAGTCGAAGAGTGGTATCACGCCGTGCAAGACTTGTGGAAAACTTCATACGGGGGAATGTTTGTTAGGCAAGAAAGGGTGTTACAAATGCGGTAAGGAGGGACACTCATCTTATCAATGTCCGAGTAGCCCGAAAACTTGTTTCAACTGTttcgaaaaggggcacatcaaatcTGAGTGCCCGAAACTCCAGCAAGAGTCGAAGAAGGAAGATAAGAAACAAGAAGGTTCTAAGGCCAAGGGTAGAATGTACCAAATTACATCCGAAGAAGCCAAGTCTCTCCCGAATGTGATTTCAG gcgtgaaggaagaaggcTCAAGTGCTAAGAAAACGGAAGGttcacaagatcgag gtaaatcctcgacTTAG